In a genomic window of Callithrix jacchus isolate 240 chromosome 22, calJac240_pri, whole genome shotgun sequence:
- the TTYH1 gene encoding protein tweety homolog 1 isoform X9 has product MEKVRFWRGREFPKGSHLVRSTGIGIGFYGNSETSDGVSQLSSALLHANHTLSTIDHLVLETVERLGEAVRTELTTLEEVLEPRTELVAAARGAQLQAEVVAQQLQGLAFWQGVPLSPLQVAEDVSFMEEYRPTSKSVHGPGTLLSTLSTHPTRGSTLKPVLLCSACYRWLAYVLLLLLELLVCLFTLLGLAKQSKWLVIVMTVMSLLVLVLSWGSMGLEAATAVGLSDFCSNPDPYILNLTQEETGLSSDILSYYFLCNQAVSNPFQQRLSLSQRALASIHSQLLGMERGAVRQFPSAQKPLLSLEETLNVTEGNFHQLVALLHCRGLHKDYGAALRGLCEDALEGLLFLLLFSLLSAGALATALCSLPQAWALFPPSRNPSVLCSGSRLSEPLLPAGLEPASPLRSFPGCRRRPH; this is encoded by the exons caCTGGCATTGGCATCGGTTTCTATGGCAACAGTGAGACCAGTGACGGGGTGTCCCAGCTGAGCTCCGCACTGCTGCATGCCAACCACACACTCAGCACCATTGACCACCTG GTGTTGGAGACAGTGGAGAGGCTGGGTGAGGCAGTGAGGACAGAGCTGACCACCCTGGAGGAGGTGCTGGAGCCGCGCACAGAGCTGGTGGCTGCTGCCCGGGGGGCTCAGCtgcaggcggaggttgtggccCAGCAGCTGCAGGGGCTGGCCTTCTGGCAGGGAGTGCCCCTGAGCCCCCTGCAGGTGGCTGAAGATGTGTCCTTCATGGAGGAGTACAG GCCAACATCGAAGAGTGTCCACGGGCCCGGCACGCTCTTAAGCACTCTATCCACACATCCCACTCGCGGCAGCACTCTCAAGCCAGTGCTGTTGTGCTCCGCAtgttacag GTGGCTGGCCTATGTCCTCCTGCTGCTCCTGGAGCTGCTGGTCTGCCTCTTCACCCTCCTGGGCCTGGCGAAGCAGAGCAAGTGGCTGGTGATTGT GATGACAGTCATGAGTCTCCTGGTTCTTGTCCTGAGCTGGGGCTCCATGGGCCTGGAAGCCGCCACGGCCGTG GGCCTCAGTGACTTCTGCTCCAATCCAGATCCTTATATTCTGAACCTGACCCAGGAGGAGACAGGGCTCAGCTCAG acATCCTGAGCTATTATTTCCTCTGCAACCAGGCCGTCTCCAACCCCTTCCAACAG AGGCTGTCTCTGTCCCAGCGAGCTCTGGCCAGCATCCACTCCCAGCTGCTGGGCATGGAGCGAGGAGCTGTGCGTCAGTTCCCTTCAGCGCAG AAGCCTCTTTTGTCTTTGGAGGAGACTCTGAATGTGACAGAAGGAAACTTCCACCAGTTGGTGGCACTGCTGCACTGCCGCGGCCTGCACAAG GACTATGGCGCAGCCCTGCGGGGCCTGTGTGAGGATGCCCTGGAAGGCCTGCTGTTCCTGCTGCTCTTCTCCCTGCTGTCCGCGGGAGCGCTGGCCACTGCCCTCTGCAGCCTGCCCCAAGCCTGGGCCCTCTTCCCACCCAG CAGGAATCCAAGCGTTTTGTGCAGTGGCAGTCGTCTATCTGAGCCCCTCCTCCCTGCTGGACTGGAGCCTGCCTCCCCTCTTCG TTCCTTCCCTGGCTGCCGGAGGAGACCCCACTAA
- the TTYH1 gene encoding protein tweety homolog 1 isoform X12 produces the protein MEKVRFWRGREFPKGSHLVRSTGIGIGFYGNSETSDGVSQLSSALLHANHTLSTIDHLVLETVERLGEAVRTELTTLEEVLEPRTELVAAARGAQLQAEVVAQQLQGLAFWQGVPLSPLQVAEDVSFMEEYRWLAYVLLLLLELLVCLFTLLGLAKQSKWLVIVMTVMSLLVLVLSWGSMGLEAATAVGLSDFCSNPDPYILNLTQEETGLSSDILSYYFLCNQAVSNPFQQRLSLSQRALASIHSQLLGMERGAVRQFPSAQKPLLSLEETLNVTEGNFHQLVALLHCRGLHKDYGAALRGLCEDALEGLLFLLLFSLLSAGALATALCSLPQAWALFPPSDDYDDTDDDDPFNPQQESKRFVQWQSSI, from the exons caCTGGCATTGGCATCGGTTTCTATGGCAACAGTGAGACCAGTGACGGGGTGTCCCAGCTGAGCTCCGCACTGCTGCATGCCAACCACACACTCAGCACCATTGACCACCTG GTGTTGGAGACAGTGGAGAGGCTGGGTGAGGCAGTGAGGACAGAGCTGACCACCCTGGAGGAGGTGCTGGAGCCGCGCACAGAGCTGGTGGCTGCTGCCCGGGGGGCTCAGCtgcaggcggaggttgtggccCAGCAGCTGCAGGGGCTGGCCTTCTGGCAGGGAGTGCCCCTGAGCCCCCTGCAGGTGGCTGAAGATGTGTCCTTCATGGAGGAGTACAG GTGGCTGGCCTATGTCCTCCTGCTGCTCCTGGAGCTGCTGGTCTGCCTCTTCACCCTCCTGGGCCTGGCGAAGCAGAGCAAGTGGCTGGTGATTGT GATGACAGTCATGAGTCTCCTGGTTCTTGTCCTGAGCTGGGGCTCCATGGGCCTGGAAGCCGCCACGGCCGTG GGCCTCAGTGACTTCTGCTCCAATCCAGATCCTTATATTCTGAACCTGACCCAGGAGGAGACAGGGCTCAGCTCAG acATCCTGAGCTATTATTTCCTCTGCAACCAGGCCGTCTCCAACCCCTTCCAACAG AGGCTGTCTCTGTCCCAGCGAGCTCTGGCCAGCATCCACTCCCAGCTGCTGGGCATGGAGCGAGGAGCTGTGCGTCAGTTCCCTTCAGCGCAG AAGCCTCTTTTGTCTTTGGAGGAGACTCTGAATGTGACAGAAGGAAACTTCCACCAGTTGGTGGCACTGCTGCACTGCCGCGGCCTGCACAAG GACTATGGCGCAGCCCTGCGGGGCCTGTGTGAGGATGCCCTGGAAGGCCTGCTGTTCCTGCTGCTCTTCTCCCTGCTGTCCGCGGGAGCGCTGGCCACTGCCCTCTGCAGCCTGCCCCAAGCCTGGGCCCTCTTCCCACCCAG TGACGACTACGATGACACAGATGATGATGACCCTTTCAACCCTCAG CAGGAATCCAAGCGTTTTGTGCAGTGGCAGTCGTCTATCTGA
- the TTYH1 gene encoding protein tweety homolog 1 isoform X13 has translation MEKVRFWRGREFPKGSHLVRSTGIGIGFYGNSETSDGVSQLSSALLHANHTLSTIDHLVLETVERLGEAVRTELTTLEEVLEPRTELVAAARGAQLQAEVVAQQLQGLAFWQGVPLSPLQVAEDVSFMEEYRWLAYVLLLLLELLVCLFTLLGLAKQSKWLVIVMTVMSLLVLVLSWGSMGLEAATAVGLSDFCSNPDPYILNLTQEETGLSSDILSYYFLCNQAVSNPFQQRLSLSQRALASIHSQLLGMERGAVRQFPSAQKPLLSLEETLNVTEGNFHQLVALLHCRGLHKDYGAALRGLCEDALEGLLFLLLFSLLSAGALATALCSLPQAWALFPPSDDYDDTDDDDPFNPQESKRFVQWQSSI, from the exons caCTGGCATTGGCATCGGTTTCTATGGCAACAGTGAGACCAGTGACGGGGTGTCCCAGCTGAGCTCCGCACTGCTGCATGCCAACCACACACTCAGCACCATTGACCACCTG GTGTTGGAGACAGTGGAGAGGCTGGGTGAGGCAGTGAGGACAGAGCTGACCACCCTGGAGGAGGTGCTGGAGCCGCGCACAGAGCTGGTGGCTGCTGCCCGGGGGGCTCAGCtgcaggcggaggttgtggccCAGCAGCTGCAGGGGCTGGCCTTCTGGCAGGGAGTGCCCCTGAGCCCCCTGCAGGTGGCTGAAGATGTGTCCTTCATGGAGGAGTACAG GTGGCTGGCCTATGTCCTCCTGCTGCTCCTGGAGCTGCTGGTCTGCCTCTTCACCCTCCTGGGCCTGGCGAAGCAGAGCAAGTGGCTGGTGATTGT GATGACAGTCATGAGTCTCCTGGTTCTTGTCCTGAGCTGGGGCTCCATGGGCCTGGAAGCCGCCACGGCCGTG GGCCTCAGTGACTTCTGCTCCAATCCAGATCCTTATATTCTGAACCTGACCCAGGAGGAGACAGGGCTCAGCTCAG acATCCTGAGCTATTATTTCCTCTGCAACCAGGCCGTCTCCAACCCCTTCCAACAG AGGCTGTCTCTGTCCCAGCGAGCTCTGGCCAGCATCCACTCCCAGCTGCTGGGCATGGAGCGAGGAGCTGTGCGTCAGTTCCCTTCAGCGCAG AAGCCTCTTTTGTCTTTGGAGGAGACTCTGAATGTGACAGAAGGAAACTTCCACCAGTTGGTGGCACTGCTGCACTGCCGCGGCCTGCACAAG GACTATGGCGCAGCCCTGCGGGGCCTGTGTGAGGATGCCCTGGAAGGCCTGCTGTTCCTGCTGCTCTTCTCCCTGCTGTCCGCGGGAGCGCTGGCCACTGCCCTCTGCAGCCTGCCCCAAGCCTGGGCCCTCTTCCCACCCAG TGACGACTACGATGACACAGATGATGATGACCCTTTCAACCCTCAG GAATCCAAGCGTTTTGTGCAGTGGCAGTCGTCTATCTGA
- the TTYH1 gene encoding protein tweety homolog 1 isoform X10, whose protein sequence is MEKVRFWRGREFPKGSHLVRSTGIGIGFYGNSETSDGVSQLSSALLHANHTLSTIDHLVLETVERLGEAVRTELTTLEEVLEPRTELVAAARGAQLQAEVVAQQLQGLAFWQGVPLSPLQVAEDVSFMEEYRWLAYVLLLLLELLVCLFTLLGLAKQSKWLVIVMTVMSLLVLVLSWGSMGLEAATAVGLSDFCSNPDPYILNLTQEETGLSSDILSYYFLCNQAVSNPFQQRLSLSQRALASIHSQLLGMERGAVRQFPSAQKPLLSLEETLNVTEGNFHQLVALLHCRGLHKDYGAALRGLCEDALEGLLFLLLFSLLSAGALATALCSLPQAWALFPPSRNPSVLCSGSRLSEPLLPAGLEPASPLRSFPGCRRRPH, encoded by the exons caCTGGCATTGGCATCGGTTTCTATGGCAACAGTGAGACCAGTGACGGGGTGTCCCAGCTGAGCTCCGCACTGCTGCATGCCAACCACACACTCAGCACCATTGACCACCTG GTGTTGGAGACAGTGGAGAGGCTGGGTGAGGCAGTGAGGACAGAGCTGACCACCCTGGAGGAGGTGCTGGAGCCGCGCACAGAGCTGGTGGCTGCTGCCCGGGGGGCTCAGCtgcaggcggaggttgtggccCAGCAGCTGCAGGGGCTGGCCTTCTGGCAGGGAGTGCCCCTGAGCCCCCTGCAGGTGGCTGAAGATGTGTCCTTCATGGAGGAGTACAG GTGGCTGGCCTATGTCCTCCTGCTGCTCCTGGAGCTGCTGGTCTGCCTCTTCACCCTCCTGGGCCTGGCGAAGCAGAGCAAGTGGCTGGTGATTGT GATGACAGTCATGAGTCTCCTGGTTCTTGTCCTGAGCTGGGGCTCCATGGGCCTGGAAGCCGCCACGGCCGTG GGCCTCAGTGACTTCTGCTCCAATCCAGATCCTTATATTCTGAACCTGACCCAGGAGGAGACAGGGCTCAGCTCAG acATCCTGAGCTATTATTTCCTCTGCAACCAGGCCGTCTCCAACCCCTTCCAACAG AGGCTGTCTCTGTCCCAGCGAGCTCTGGCCAGCATCCACTCCCAGCTGCTGGGCATGGAGCGAGGAGCTGTGCGTCAGTTCCCTTCAGCGCAG AAGCCTCTTTTGTCTTTGGAGGAGACTCTGAATGTGACAGAAGGAAACTTCCACCAGTTGGTGGCACTGCTGCACTGCCGCGGCCTGCACAAG GACTATGGCGCAGCCCTGCGGGGCCTGTGTGAGGATGCCCTGGAAGGCCTGCTGTTCCTGCTGCTCTTCTCCCTGCTGTCCGCGGGAGCGCTGGCCACTGCCCTCTGCAGCCTGCCCCAAGCCTGGGCCCTCTTCCCACCCAG CAGGAATCCAAGCGTTTTGTGCAGTGGCAGTCGTCTATCTGAGCCCCTCCTCCCTGCTGGACTGGAGCCTGCCTCCCCTCTTCG TTCCTTCCCTGGCTGCCGGAGGAGACCCCACTAA
- the TTYH1 gene encoding protein tweety homolog 1 isoform X11 yields MEKVRFWRGREFPKGSHLVRSTGIGIGFYGNSETSDGVSQLSSALLHANHTLSTIDHLVLETVERLGEAVRTELTTLEEVLEPRTELVAAARGAQLQAEVVAQQLQGLAFWQGVPLSPLQVAEDVSFMEEYRWLAYVLLLLLELLVCLFTLLGLAKQSKWLVIVMTVMSLLVLVLSWGSMGLEAATAVGLSDFCSNPDPYILNLTQEETGLSSDILSYYFLCNQAVSNPFQQRLSLSQRALASIHSQLLGMERGAVRQFPSAQKPLLSLEETLNVTEGNFHQLVALLHCRGLHKDYGAALRGLCEDALEGLLFLLLFSLLSAGALATALCSLPQAWALFPPRNPSVLCSGSRLSEPLLPAGLEPASPLRSFPGCRRRPH; encoded by the exons caCTGGCATTGGCATCGGTTTCTATGGCAACAGTGAGACCAGTGACGGGGTGTCCCAGCTGAGCTCCGCACTGCTGCATGCCAACCACACACTCAGCACCATTGACCACCTG GTGTTGGAGACAGTGGAGAGGCTGGGTGAGGCAGTGAGGACAGAGCTGACCACCCTGGAGGAGGTGCTGGAGCCGCGCACAGAGCTGGTGGCTGCTGCCCGGGGGGCTCAGCtgcaggcggaggttgtggccCAGCAGCTGCAGGGGCTGGCCTTCTGGCAGGGAGTGCCCCTGAGCCCCCTGCAGGTGGCTGAAGATGTGTCCTTCATGGAGGAGTACAG GTGGCTGGCCTATGTCCTCCTGCTGCTCCTGGAGCTGCTGGTCTGCCTCTTCACCCTCCTGGGCCTGGCGAAGCAGAGCAAGTGGCTGGTGATTGT GATGACAGTCATGAGTCTCCTGGTTCTTGTCCTGAGCTGGGGCTCCATGGGCCTGGAAGCCGCCACGGCCGTG GGCCTCAGTGACTTCTGCTCCAATCCAGATCCTTATATTCTGAACCTGACCCAGGAGGAGACAGGGCTCAGCTCAG acATCCTGAGCTATTATTTCCTCTGCAACCAGGCCGTCTCCAACCCCTTCCAACAG AGGCTGTCTCTGTCCCAGCGAGCTCTGGCCAGCATCCACTCCCAGCTGCTGGGCATGGAGCGAGGAGCTGTGCGTCAGTTCCCTTCAGCGCAG AAGCCTCTTTTGTCTTTGGAGGAGACTCTGAATGTGACAGAAGGAAACTTCCACCAGTTGGTGGCACTGCTGCACTGCCGCGGCCTGCACAAG GACTATGGCGCAGCCCTGCGGGGCCTGTGTGAGGATGCCCTGGAAGGCCTGCTGTTCCTGCTGCTCTTCTCCCTGCTGTCCGCGGGAGCGCTGGCCACTGCCCTCTGCAGCCTGCCCCAAGCCTGGGCCCTCTTCCCACCCAG GAATCCAAGCGTTTTGTGCAGTGGCAGTCGTCTATCTGAGCCCCTCCTCCCTGCTGGACTGGAGCCTGCCTCCCCTCTTCG TTCCTTCCCTGGCTGCCGGAGGAGACCCCACTAA
- the LOC144580862 gene encoding uncharacterized protein LOC144580862 — protein sequence MEPLSGPRLRTATPESSSGAARRRGDTARPQEPPNKWRVRGAPGPREFRGKGTGDENDDARALVRAPRPGAQAQQLPLPRHTLPTLARGVRCCYDREGLGAHETQDRKGTLSPPARSPAAPFTNQDLSLYGHSNNHQSEEQHGHHSTRLLGWLSSLLASASRPRRPDVTRRARPASLGPAQPMNATSCA from the coding sequence ATGGAGCCGCTGTCCGGGCCGCGCCTGCGCACCGCGACCCCAGAAAGCAGCTCAGGAGCCGCCCGTCGCCGGGGAGACACCGCCCGCCCTCAGGAACCGCCGAATAAATGGCGAGTGAGGGGCGCACCGGGGCCCCGAGAATTCCGAGGGAAGGGGACGGGAGACGAAAACGACGACGCACGCGCGCTAGTGCGCGCCCCCAGGCCCGGTGCGCAGGCGCAGCAGCTACCCCTGCCCCGCCACACCCTGCCGACGCTCGCGAGAGGCGTCCGCTGCTGCTACGACCGAGAAGGCCTCGGGGCTCACGAGACGCAAGACCGAAAAGGGACGCTATCCCCGCCCGCCCGCTCGCCCGCCGCTCCCTTTACCAACCAGGACCTTTCGCTGTACGGACACAGCAACAACCACCAAAGCGAGGAGCAACACGGTCACCACAGCACTCGGCTACTCGGCTGGCTCTCGTCTCTTTTGGCTTCGGCGTCCCGACCGCGGCGTCCTGACGTCACTCGGCGGGCTCGCCCCGCCTCCCTCGGCCCAGCACAGCCAATGAACGCTACGAGCTGCGCTTGA